ATTGGGTTTAATAGCCTTCACAGCTGCGCGGGCACGTTTGAAGAAATCGTAGATAACGGTAGAACGGTATAGCAACCATTTTTTATAGTATTTACCTGTTGCTTCAGGCAATATTGTTCCGCTGCTGTTCTTCCAGCTTGAAACGATATCGGAAGGGAAACTCATTGCTGCTGCTGCGTTGTCGGTATATTTCTCTTTCAGGAATTCGATGAACTTTGTTTTACTGTAATCGGAGAAATCGGCGTAGATATCTGCATAACGGCAGTAGTCGAGCAGGATACCATCGATATCATATTTAGAAACCACTTCCTTTACAATATTCAGTGCCCGTTCCTGAACTGCAGGCTGGGCAGGGTTCACGAAACCATTTCGGCCTGTGCTTGTAATGGGAACACGTTTACCTGAGGCATCGCATACGATACTTTCGTAGCTGTTTCTGAATGCCGGATCGTCGTAGAGTTTACCCATTGGAACGGAGGCATCGCCTTCCACAAAAGTTACCGTAGATACATATACTTTAAACCCACGCTTTTTCGATTCTTTTATCATAAATCCAACATAGTCGACACCTGCCTGTAATGATTTGCCATTGAGGCTGGTGAACTGTGTAGCGTAGGCGCTGGGAAACATGGTATAACCGGCACTGCCTTTTACGTCGAGCACAAGGCCTGTAATACCTACTGTTTTCATGGTATCGAGCATGAGTTTCATTTTCGCCGTATCGTTGAGGCGGCCATAGCTACCAAACACATTCGACTTACAATCGACCCAAACCATTACATTACGTTTGCGGACCGTATCGGTATTTACCGGTTCGCCGCTGCCCCCGCCTCCCGTACCGGGGTTGCTGCTGCTTTTTTTGCAGGCCGCTCCCAGACAGAGCAATCCACCGCATATCAATATTTTGAGGAAACCATACTGCTTCATATGCTTTAGTTTTATTGAGGTGAATATTTAGTAAACTCGTAAGCCATTACGCCGCCGTTTGTAAGCATTACATAGACGAACATACTTTCGCGGTCGTCGGAGAAACAAGAGCAGATATCGGCCGAGCCATTTCCATTAGAAGTTGCCGTGAGCTGGGCAGCCGAAGCAAACACCCTGAATTTGGAGAAGTCGGCACTGGAAGAGGTAAGGGCGATATTGGAAGTATTGGTAACGTCGAACACAGAGAGCCCTGCTGAAGTTGCTGCGGAGCTATTAAAGGTTACGATACCCAGGAAGTTTGCATTGTTGAAACGGAAGTAATCCATAGCCATATGCGAGCCGCCAACCACAGCGGTTTCTGTAGTGAACGCAACTGAACGGGAGTTATTGCTGCCATTTACCAGCGCTATTTCATTTGCATAGTTCACGAAATAATCGCCACCGGCATTTGCAGAAACAGGCTGCGCCTCGGCGTAGAAGCTCCAGGAACCAGACTGATAAGGCGCCACCGCAGGCGTATTACTTGCAACAGCACCGCCTTCTACCCGCCAGTTATAAATAATATTTGACACACCGGCTGTAGCAGACACCATTGCATTTTTAGTAAGATCGCCAAAGAGGTTCACCCTGCGCCCGATACCACCGTCGCCAGAGATGGCTGCCGGGTTGTTATTTGTCCATTGTATCAGCTTTACAGGACTTGCGTCGAATGCATCGTTATACCTGTAAGCGTAGAACACTGAATTCTTAGGAGCATATGATACCACCAGGATATGGCCAGCCGAGTCGTTGGCTATAGCAAAGCTGCGGAGGCTTCCGGGAGGCGCCGTCATATTCTGTACATACTGACCTGTTTTACGGTTGTAGATCCTGTAAGTAGACGGCGTAGTGCTTACTGCGAGTACCAGGTAATCGCCGCTGACTGCCATAGAACGGAAGTTATTATCGGTGGCAAAGCCATTGATCTCAGCAGCACCTTTCTGCCATACCAGCCTGCTGATACCTACACCATAGTTCAGTTTCACCGGAGCAACCACTTTCAAGGTATACACTTTAGTGGAACCATCTACACCTGTTACGGTAAGTGTTTTGTTTGTGCTGAGGTTTATACTTGTACCGTTGGCAATAGACACTTTGGAATGCGGGTTAACAGTACTTGTTAATACAGATGCGGAGACATCTATACCGGGAATGATAAAGAAAGAAACTTCGTTGGTAGTATTATTAATAATTCCATCGGCCACCTGTGTTGATCCGTTGTCGACATAGGTGATAGAAGCAGAACGCAGGTTGAGGTCGGCCACCTGACGGCCAACGAGCACAAAATTCGACTTTGTACCATTACCCGCTGTGATCTCCAGGTTTACCGGCTTGCTAAGATCCATAGGCATGCCCAGTGCGGGGCGCATCACAGCATCGCCGGGGATAGTAGACCGTACAATGATCTTTGTAATATCGGTAGACACATCTGAGTCTACCGGATAGAAGTAAGGGATATTGAAGTAAATGGTATCGTTGCTTCTTACCGCTTCAAAAATGCGATCCTTGCCATTGCCTTCGAGCGTAGCGTAGATATCGCTTAATACGGATGAAGCAGCACGCGGTATGGGATCGGCTTTACGGCAGGCGACAAAACAACTTGTCAGCCCCATCACCGCCGCCAGAAAATATTGTATCGATTTCATATCTGTTCGTTTTGGTCTTTACAATGAGGTGAATTACCATCCTTTAATCTGGGTAAGGGCGGTATTGTTTTGTAATTCAGACGCAGGAATAGGGATATAGTATAGTGCACCTGTAAACTGCCTGTTGGCGTTGTCGGCACTTACCGTTTCATAAGTGTAACCGGTACCGGCTGCACTGATCTTATGGCCGGTAAACCTTACATTGTTCAGCACCGTATGCGCTTTTCTCCAACGACGAAGATCCCAATAACGATGGCCTTCAAAGGCAAGTTCCACTTTACGTTCATGCTCTACTGCTTCCATCAGCTGTACGGTAGTGGAGGCATTGGTATTAGGCAGACCTGCACGGTTACGCACTTCGTTGAGAGAGCTTTGTGCGGAAGAGATATGATTTAATTTAGCTTCAGCTTCGGCATGAATAAGTAATACCTCGGCATAGCGGATCTCTACCCAATCCTGTGTACTTCCGTAGGTAACGAAAGTAGTGTTCAGCGAATCGAGGTTCTTTTTAATATAATAGCCTGTTACTGTGCGGCGCGGGTCGGTATTAACACCAAACTGCGTAAAGCCTTCGGTGGCATTGGCAGCGGTAGTATTAATGTTACGTCCTTTCCAGGGTGCGCCGTTATACAGTATAGTAGAATAGAAACGCAGCTCTCTGCCCACATAAGGGTTGGCGGCCTGCGAAGCGTTACTCCAAGAGAAACGAGTGCCATCGGCCATTTCAAATTCATTTACCAGTTCGGCAGTAGGTACACCCAATGATAAAGCCTGCCCTGGCGCATCGCCCGGAGGCGTATAGGTAAGATCGTAGGTATGTGTTAACTGTGGTGCAACAAAACTGATCTTGAATACCGCTTCCGTCGTATTCTTTTTCGAGAACACCGATTCGAGCTTATAGTAGCCCTGGCTTGCAAGATCCTTTACAGCCTGTGCAGCATTGGCGGCATTCTGATAATAAGCAGGCGCATTGGCGGCAGCAACACCTGTGAGCGGATCGGAGTTATAAAGTTTCTGATCGTATTCAGCTATAGAAGCTGCATAGAGCCATGTGCGCGCCAGCATTGCATAAGCAGCACCTTTAGTAGCACGGCCTGATTTTACCGGGATGACAGGCAAATGATCTGCTGCATACTGAAAATCCTGTGCGATAAACTTCCAGCAGTCTTCTTCGCTGGAACGTTCGCGGGCATTGGTACTATACTGGCTCATGTTATCCATGATAACAAAGCTACCGTGCAGCCTGGCCAGCCAGAAGTAAACATAACCACGAACGAACCTTGCTTCCGCCTCATAACCTGCTTTTGCATTTTCATCGATCGTCGCATACTTCGTCATACCGTCGAGGAATTCGTTGATACGGCGGATACGCGTATAAGCGGCCTGCCAATAGCTCAGTTGGGGTGTAGATGCAGTAACCCTCGATGCATCTGTAGCCAGGATGTTAACCGTACCATTACCGGCGACGTTAGCCGTGTACTTCATAATATCCGACAATGCATCGGAAGCATTGCTATAACCTATGGGGAAGGCACCAAATTTAAAAGTCTGGAATTCGGCATACATGCCGGAGATATACAATTCTATGTTGGAAGGATTTTTCCATACTGCAACATCGGTATACCGGTCGGTAGGATCAATATCTATATTACAACACTGCATTGTAGCCATGACACCCACTGCCAGAAGCGACAACCGCATGTTTGAAAATATTTTCTTCATATCATTTCCTGATTAAATGTTAGAAAGTAATGTTCATGCCACCTGAAATCATACGTTGCTGGGGATAGAACCCGTTATTCACGTTAGGCATCTCGGGATCGAGGTATTTGAGTTTATCCCAGGTGATAAGGTTGAACCCGGAAACATATAAACGCAATTGCTGGATCTTAGCGGCCTGTAACCATTTAGAAGGAAGGGAATATCCTATCTGCAATGATTTTAAGCGGACATAGGACCCGTCTCTTACCCATCCGGAATTAGCATTTGCATTGTGCGCGGTTAGTGAAGCTTTATAAGAGCTGAGACGAGGAAATGCTGCATTAGGGTTATCGGGAGTCCAGGCATCTTCTACCAGGAAATAAGGAGAGTTACCAAAG
The Filimonas effusa genome window above contains:
- a CDS encoding alpha amylase family protein; protein product: MKQYGFLKILICGGLLCLGAACKKSSSNPGTGGGGSGEPVNTDTVRKRNVMVWVDCKSNVFGSYGRLNDTAKMKLMLDTMKTVGITGLVLDVKGSAGYTMFPSAYATQFTSLNGKSLQAGVDYVGFMIKESKKRGFKVYVSTVTFVEGDASVPMGKLYDDPAFRNSYESIVCDASGKRVPITSTGRNGFVNPAQPAVQERALNIVKEVVSKYDIDGILLDYCRYADIYADFSDYSKTKFIEFLKEKYTDNAAAAMSFPSDIVSSWKNSSGTILPEATGKYYKKWLLYRSTVIYDFFKRARAAVKAIKPNVDFGVYVGAWYGSYYQVGVNWASQDYDPFNDQTIRFDWAYPEYNKTGYLEQLDVLMTGNYFTQVLLSENSATANLTYHWWSIEGSLNGIKYITKNKVPLYGSIDMGNLQWSSKAEITRAIKYILNNSSGGVMLFDLIHMYTPQANYLKQTLWDAVAEGTKP
- a CDS encoding DUF5018 domain-containing protein — translated: MKSIQYFLAAVMGLTSCFVACRKADPIPRAASSVLSDIYATLEGNGKDRIFEAVRSNDTIYFNIPYFYPVDSDVSTDITKIIVRSTIPGDAVMRPALGMPMDLSKPVNLEITAGNGTKSNFVLVGRQVADLNLRSASITYVDNGSTQVADGIINNTTNEVSFFIIPGIDVSASVLTSTVNPHSKVSIANGTSINLSTNKTLTVTGVDGSTKVYTLKVVAPVKLNYGVGISRLVWQKGAAEINGFATDNNFRSMAVSGDYLVLAVSTTPSTYRIYNRKTGQYVQNMTAPPGSLRSFAIANDSAGHILVVSYAPKNSVFYAYRYNDAFDASPVKLIQWTNNNPAAISGDGGIGRRVNLFGDLTKNAMVSATAGVSNIIYNWRVEGGAVASNTPAVAPYQSGSWSFYAEAQPVSANAGGDYFVNYANEIALVNGSNNSRSVAFTTETAVVGGSHMAMDYFRFNNANFLGIVTFNSSAATSAGLSVFDVTNTSNIALTSSSADFSKFRVFASAAQLTATSNGNGSADICSCFSDDRESMFVYVMLTNGGVMAYEFTKYSPQ
- a CDS encoding RagB/SusD family nutrient uptake outer membrane protein; the encoded protein is MKKIFSNMRLSLLAVGVMATMQCCNIDIDPTDRYTDVAVWKNPSNIELYISGMYAEFQTFKFGAFPIGYSNASDALSDIMKYTANVAGNGTVNILATDASRVTASTPQLSYWQAAYTRIRRINEFLDGMTKYATIDENAKAGYEAEARFVRGYVYFWLARLHGSFVIMDNMSQYSTNARERSSEEDCWKFIAQDFQYAADHLPVIPVKSGRATKGAAYAMLARTWLYAASIAEYDQKLYNSDPLTGVAAANAPAYYQNAANAAQAVKDLASQGYYKLESVFSKKNTTEAVFKISFVAPQLTHTYDLTYTPPGDAPGQALSLGVPTAELVNEFEMADGTRFSWSNASQAANPYVGRELRFYSTILYNGAPWKGRNINTTAANATEGFTQFGVNTDPRRTVTGYYIKKNLDSLNTTFVTYGSTQDWVEIRYAEVLLIHAEAEAKLNHISSAQSSLNEVRNRAGLPNTNASTTVQLMEAVEHERKVELAFEGHRYWDLRRWRKAHTVLNNVRFTGHKISAAGTGYTYETVSADNANRQFTGALYYIPIPASELQNNTALTQIKGW